A stretch of the Comamonas testosteroni TK102 genome encodes the following:
- the rpsC gene encoding 30S ribosomal protein S3, producing MGQKIHPTGFRLAVSRNWASRWYASNRDFAGMLAEDIKVREYLKAKLKNAAVARVLIERPAKNARITIFSARPGVVIGKKGEDIEALKKELAARLGVPVAVNIEEVRKPEIDAKLIADSICQQLEKRIMFRRAMKRAMQNAMRLGAQGIKIMSSGRLNGIEIARTEWYREGRVPLHTLRADIDYGFSEAKTTYGIIGVKVWVYKGDTLGRNDLPAVETPRPEDERRPRGPRRDGRRDGRDGAGRGGRRPAGTNAAPADGSDKPAGAGADSVKRVRKADAPATAADGKGE from the coding sequence ATGGGACAGAAAATCCATCCTACCGGCTTCCGTCTGGCGGTGAGCCGCAACTGGGCAAGCCGCTGGTACGCTAGCAACCGTGACTTCGCCGGCATGCTGGCCGAAGACATCAAGGTGCGCGAGTACCTGAAGGCCAAGCTGAAGAACGCCGCTGTGGCTCGCGTTCTGATCGAGCGTCCTGCCAAGAACGCCCGCATCACCATTTTCTCGGCTCGTCCGGGCGTGGTGATCGGCAAGAAGGGTGAAGACATCGAGGCCCTGAAGAAGGAACTCGCTGCTCGCCTGGGCGTGCCCGTGGCTGTGAACATCGAAGAAGTGCGCAAGCCCGAAATCGATGCCAAGCTGATCGCTGACTCCATCTGCCAACAGCTGGAAAAGCGCATCATGTTCCGCCGCGCCATGAAGCGTGCCATGCAGAATGCCATGCGTCTGGGTGCTCAAGGCATCAAGATCATGTCTTCCGGTCGTCTGAACGGTATCGAAATTGCTCGTACCGAGTGGTACCGCGAAGGCCGCGTGCCTCTGCACACTCTGCGTGCCGACATCGACTACGGCTTCTCCGAAGCCAAGACGACTTACGGCATCATCGGCGTGAAGGTCTGGGTCTACAAGGGTGACACCCTGGGCCGTAACGATCTGCCCGCCGTGGAAACGCCCCGTCCTGAAGACGAGCGTCGTCCCCGTGGTCCCCGTCGTGACGGTCGCCGTGATGGCCGTGATGGCGCTGGCCGTGGTGGCCGTCGTCCCGCAGGCACCAATGCCGCTCCTGCCGATGGCAGCGACAAGCCTGCTGGCGCTGGTGCTGATTCCGTTAAGCGCGTTCGTAAGGCCGACGCGCCCGCTACAGCAGCGGACGGTAAAGGAGAATAA
- the rplP gene encoding 50S ribosomal protein L16 translates to MLQPARRKFRKEQKGRNTGIATRGNSVAFGDFGLKSTDRGRLTARQIEAARRAISRHVKRGGRIWIRVFPDKPISTKPAEVRMGNGKGNPEYYVAEIQPGKVIYEIVGVPEELAREAFRLAAAKLPLRTTFVSRHIGA, encoded by the coding sequence ATGCTGCAACCTGCACGCCGCAAGTTCCGTAAGGAACAAAAAGGCCGCAACACCGGCATCGCTACCCGTGGCAACTCCGTTGCCTTCGGCGATTTCGGTTTGAAGTCTACTGACCGTGGTCGTCTGACCGCACGCCAGATCGAAGCTGCACGTCGTGCAATTTCCCGTCACGTCAAGCGTGGTGGTCGTATCTGGATCCGCGTGTTCCCGGACAAGCCCATCTCTACCAAGCCCGCCGAAGTGCGTATGGGTAACGGTAAGGGCAACCCCGAGTACTACGTGGCCGAAATCCAGCCCGGCAAGGTGATCTACGAAATCGTGGGTGTGCCTGAAGAGCTGGCCCGTGAAGCGTTCCGCCTGGCTGCTGCAAAGCTGCCTCTGCGCACGACCTTCGTGTCCCGTCACATTGGTGCTTAA
- the rpmC gene encoding 50S ribosomal protein L29 encodes MTKSAELRQKDVAGLEAEVKSLQKAHFGLRMQKATQQLGNTATIKATRRDIARAKTILAEKQAAK; translated from the coding sequence ATGACGAAATCTGCTGAACTCCGCCAAAAAGACGTGGCTGGTCTGGAAGCTGAAGTGAAGTCCCTGCAAAAGGCTCACTTCGGTCTGCGCATGCAAAAGGCCACGCAACAACTGGGCAACACTGCGACCATCAAGGCTACACGCCGTGACATCGCTCGTGCCAAGACCATCCTTGCTGAAAAGCAAGCCGCCAAGTAA
- the rpsQ gene encoding 30S ribosomal protein S17, with protein MTEAKTSLKRTLIGKVVSDKRAKTVTVLVERRVKHPIYDKIMIKSSKYHAHDEQGEYKLGDVVEITESRPLSKTKNWVATRLVQKAALV; from the coding sequence ATGACGGAAGCTAAAACATCCCTCAAGCGCACCTTGATTGGCAAGGTGGTCAGCGACAAGCGTGCCAAGACTGTGACCGTTCTCGTGGAACGCCGCGTCAAGCACCCCATCTACGACAAGATCATGATCAAGTCGAGCAAGTACCACGCTCACGACGAGCAAGGTGAGTACAAGCTGGGTGACGTGGTTGAAATCACCGAGAGCCGTCCTCTCTCCAAGACCAAGAATTGGGTTGCTACCCGCTTGGTTCAAAAGGCTGCCCTGGTGTAA
- a CDS encoding peroxiredoxin: protein MIKVGDALPAVTLMEYVEVEGNGCSLGPNPVKLPEALAGKTVAVFAVPGAFTPTCSEKHLPGYVAKAEELKAAGVDEIWCLSVNDAFVMGAWGRDQKVAGKVRMIADGDAAFAKATGLTLDLNGKGLGLRANRFSMLVKDGKVATLNVEAPGKFEVSDAATMLAQAKA, encoded by the coding sequence ATGATTAAAGTTGGTGATGCCCTGCCCGCAGTGACCTTGATGGAATATGTGGAAGTGGAAGGCAATGGCTGCAGCCTCGGCCCCAACCCCGTGAAGCTGCCCGAAGCACTGGCCGGCAAGACCGTTGCCGTGTTTGCCGTGCCCGGCGCCTTCACGCCCACCTGCTCCGAAAAGCACCTGCCAGGCTATGTGGCCAAGGCTGAAGAGCTCAAGGCTGCCGGCGTGGACGAAATCTGGTGCCTGTCCGTGAACGATGCTTTCGTGATGGGCGCCTGGGGCCGCGACCAGAAGGTGGCTGGCAAGGTGCGCATGATTGCCGACGGCGATGCGGCATTTGCCAAGGCCACCGGCCTGACGCTGGACCTGAACGGCAAGGGCCTGGGTCTGCGCGCCAATCGCTTCTCCATGCTGGTCAAGGACGGCAAGGTTGCGACCCTGAACGTGGAAGCTCCCGGCAAGTTTGAAGTCAGCGACGCCGCCACCATGCTGGCCCAGGCCAAGGCTTGA
- a CDS encoding GNAT family N-acetyltransferase: MDKPAVDLLTPGLEEMGAVRQIFQEYADSLNIDLEFQGFESEIADLPGDYAPPRGQILLAHVDGALAGCCALRPLDDCDYPNAAEMKRLYVRKPFRGFGLGRQLAEAMLDVARQSGYDHVLLDTLDDMESARALYVDLGFASIEPYYHNPLPGAHYLKADLF; this comes from the coding sequence GTGGACAAGCCCGCCGTGGACTTGCTGACGCCCGGACTGGAGGAAATGGGTGCTGTGCGCCAGATCTTCCAGGAGTATGCGGACAGCCTGAACATCGACCTGGAATTTCAAGGATTCGAATCCGAAATCGCCGATCTGCCCGGCGACTATGCCCCGCCCCGCGGCCAGATACTGCTGGCCCATGTGGACGGTGCTCTCGCCGGCTGTTGCGCGCTGCGCCCGCTCGATGACTGCGACTATCCCAATGCGGCCGAAATGAAGCGCCTGTATGTGCGCAAGCCCTTTCGCGGCTTCGGCCTGGGCCGTCAACTGGCCGAGGCCATGCTGGACGTGGCACGCCAGAGCGGCTACGACCATGTGCTGCTCGACACACTGGACGACATGGAATCCGCCCGCGCGCTGTATGTGGACCTGGGCTTTGCGTCCATCGAGCCCTACTATCACAACCCGCTTCCAGGCGCACACTACCTCAAGGCCGATCTGTTCTGA
- a CDS encoding cytochrome b/b6 domain-containing protein, translating to MTESATQAATEIHRIRIWDLPTRLFHWLLATCIVALVVTAKMGGNAMNWHLILGQVVLALLVFRLLWGLVGGYWSRFGSFIPSAAAMRRYLSGASTTQDRAGHNPLGSLSVIAMLAVLMAQIASGLMSDDEIAFSGPLTRFVSGELISKATDYHAHWGQYLIYALVALHLLALIGYSLKGNKLLPAMVTGDKCLAEPVTASRDTAATRMLAALLAVVASALSWWVHQLGQGAAF from the coding sequence ATGACAGAGTCCGCCACACAAGCCGCCACGGAAATCCACAGAATCCGGATCTGGGATCTGCCCACCCGCCTGTTTCACTGGCTGCTGGCGACCTGCATCGTTGCCCTGGTCGTCACCGCCAAGATGGGCGGCAATGCCATGAACTGGCATCTGATACTGGGACAGGTGGTGCTGGCTCTGCTGGTCTTTCGCCTTCTCTGGGGCCTGGTCGGCGGGTACTGGTCGCGCTTTGGCAGCTTCATTCCTTCCGCGGCCGCCATGAGACGTTATCTCAGCGGCGCCTCGACCACGCAGGACCGCGCAGGCCACAACCCGCTGGGCTCGCTGTCGGTCATCGCGATGCTCGCCGTGCTGATGGCGCAGATCGCAAGCGGGCTGATGAGCGATGACGAAATTGCCTTCAGCGGTCCCCTGACGCGCTTTGTCTCGGGCGAGCTGATCTCCAAGGCCACCGACTACCATGCTCACTGGGGCCAGTACCTGATTTATGCACTGGTCGCACTGCATCTGCTCGCCCTCATCGGCTACAGCCTCAAAGGCAACAAGCTGCTGCCCGCCATGGTGACGGGCGACAAATGCCTGGCAGAACCGGTCACGGCGAGCCGCGACACCGCCGCCACCCGCATGCTGGCTGCGCTGCTGGCCGTGGTGGCAAGCGCACTGTCCTGGTGGGTCCATCAACTGGGCCAGGGCGCTGCTTTCTGA
- a CDS encoding c-type cytochrome — translation MKAFSTLAFAAVVATVALPASAQFAKAEDAIKYRQSALSVLGTHFSRLGAMANGKMPFDAKSAQESAEVVAFMSKLPWAGFGAGTEGGKAKPEVWKEQAKFHDLSGKMEAEVVKLNAAAKTGNLDNLKTAFGPAANSCKSCHDSFRNK, via the coding sequence ATGAAAGCTTTTTCCACTCTGGCATTCGCTGCTGTGGTTGCCACCGTGGCCCTGCCTGCCTCGGCCCAGTTTGCCAAGGCTGAAGATGCCATCAAATACCGCCAGAGCGCGCTGAGTGTGCTGGGCACGCATTTCAGCCGTCTGGGCGCCATGGCCAACGGCAAGATGCCCTTCGATGCCAAGAGCGCGCAGGAAAGCGCCGAGGTCGTGGCCTTCATGTCCAAGCTGCCCTGGGCCGGTTTCGGCGCCGGCACCGAAGGCGGCAAGGCCAAGCCCGAGGTGTGGAAGGAGCAGGCCAAATTCCATGACCTGTCGGGCAAGATGGAAGCAGAAGTCGTCAAGCTCAACGCTGCCGCCAAGACCGGCAATCTGGACAATCTCAAGACGGCTTTCGGCCCGGCCGCCAATAGCTGCAAGAGCTGCCACGACAGCTTCCGCAATAAGTAA
- a CDS encoding TlpA disulfide reductase family protein, with translation MASKHWIAGIVAAAVIGVGAWVYSGAGQTAAPQSTFVLLDGSQKTTADLKGRVTLVNFWATSCTTCVAEMPEIISTYQKYQGKGFDTLAVAMSYDPPSYVVNFVESRKLPFQVALDNTGNVAKAWGDVQLTPTTFIVNKRGEIVKRYIGAPDFEQLHKLIEKLLAEPANA, from the coding sequence ATGGCAAGCAAACATTGGATCGCAGGCATTGTGGCGGCCGCCGTCATCGGCGTCGGGGCCTGGGTGTATTCGGGCGCAGGGCAGACCGCGGCGCCGCAATCCACCTTTGTGCTGCTGGACGGCAGCCAGAAAACCACCGCCGACCTCAAGGGCAGGGTGACGCTGGTGAACTTCTGGGCCACCAGCTGCACCACCTGCGTGGCAGAGATGCCCGAGATCATCAGCACCTACCAGAAGTACCAGGGCAAGGGCTTTGACACCCTGGCTGTGGCCATGAGCTACGACCCGCCCAGCTATGTCGTGAACTTTGTCGAATCGCGCAAGCTGCCCTTCCAGGTCGCGCTGGACAACACCGGCAATGTGGCCAAGGCCTGGGGCGATGTGCAACTCACCCCCACCACCTTCATCGTCAACAAGCGCGGCGAGATCGTGAAGCGCTATATCGGCGCCCCCGACTTTGAGCAGCTGCACAAGCTGATCGAGAAGCTGCTGGCCGAGCCTGCGAACGCCTGA
- a CDS encoding PTS sugar transporter subunit IIA produces the protein MTTRILLLTHAPLAAALRECALHVFADSADDLLALDVPSDEAPEATLERALAMLVAHGGLDAPTLVLTDLFGATPCNVAQRLSGLLQARLVAGVNLPMLLRSIGYRHEPLDALVSRAMVGGSQGVMQVAGSSRQNQSARPSNDQDQYHHQQ, from the coding sequence ATGACCACGCGCATTCTTTTGCTCACTCACGCTCCTCTGGCCGCTGCATTGCGCGAATGCGCGCTGCACGTGTTTGCCGATAGCGCTGACGACTTGCTGGCTCTGGACGTGCCTTCCGACGAGGCGCCCGAAGCCACGCTGGAGCGTGCCCTGGCCATGCTGGTGGCGCATGGCGGGCTGGATGCGCCAACACTGGTGCTGACCGACCTGTTCGGCGCCACGCCCTGCAATGTGGCCCAGCGTCTCAGCGGGCTGTTGCAGGCCAGGCTGGTGGCGGGGGTGAACCTGCCCATGCTTTTGCGCTCCATCGGCTATCGACACGAGCCGCTGGACGCCCTGGTCTCGCGGGCCATGGTGGGCGGTAGCCAGGGGGTGATGCAGGTGGCCGGCAGTTCCCGACAAAATCAAAGCGCACGACCTTCCAATGATCAAGACCAATATCACCATCAGCAATAA
- a CDS encoding HPr family phosphocarrier protein yields the protein MIKTNITISNKLGLHARASAKLTKLAGSFPCEVWLTKGERRVNAKSIMGVMMLAAGIGSELEMETDGAQEQEAMDALVALINDKFGEGQ from the coding sequence ATGATCAAGACCAATATCACCATCAGCAATAAATTGGGCCTGCATGCCCGCGCATCGGCCAAGCTCACCAAGCTCGCCGGCAGCTTCCCCTGCGAGGTCTGGCTGACCAAGGGCGAGCGCCGCGTCAATGCCAAGAGCATCATGGGCGTGATGATGCTGGCCGCGGGCATAGGCTCCGAGCTGGAGATGGAAACCGATGGCGCGCAGGAGCAGGAAGCCATGGATGCGCTGGTGGCCCTGATCAACGACAAGTTTGGTGAAGGCCAGTAA
- the ptsP gene encoding phosphoenolpyruvate--protein phosphotransferase: MTFAIHGLAVSRGIAIGRAVVVASSRMEVVHYFIRPDQVESEIQRARTARNAVIDELRRLQEEMPKDAPGELDALLDVHLMLLQDQALAEAIRNWISERLYNAEWALTTQLEIVSRQFDEMDDEYLRERKADLEQVVERILRHMKGAASPIAQAAPPLAPTGATPAASGQQLQLEGATETPLVLVAQDLSPADMLQFKSKVFAGFITAVGGKTSHTAIVARSMDIPAVVGARAASQLIRQDDWVIIDGNEGVVIVDPTPIILAEYSFRQRQTELERERLTRLRYTPSLTMDGQKVELLANIEQPSDGAAAVRAGAVGVGLFRTEFLFMGRSGNLPGEEEQYRAYREAIDGMQGMPVTIRTLDVGADKPLDKAQPKDYYLNPALGLRAIRWSLADPVMFRTQLRAILRAAAHGQIKLLFPMLAHRSEIEQTLAQLRQAQHELDVRGIAYGPVKLGAMIEIPAAALTVRSFLQYFDFLSIGTNDLIQYTLAIDRADETVAHLYDPMHPAVLRLVAEVIAAANAAGKEVCVCGEMAGDLSMTRLLLGLGLRSFSMHPAQILAVKQEVLRADASKLAPWAAEVLGSECPAQMLVP; this comes from the coding sequence ATGACATTTGCCATCCACGGCCTGGCCGTTTCCCGAGGGATTGCCATTGGGCGCGCGGTCGTTGTGGCCTCCAGTCGCATGGAGGTGGTGCATTACTTCATCCGTCCAGATCAGGTGGAGTCGGAGATCCAGCGTGCCCGCACGGCACGCAATGCGGTGATTGACGAGCTGCGTCGGCTTCAGGAGGAGATGCCCAAGGACGCGCCCGGCGAGCTGGATGCGCTGCTCGATGTGCATCTGATGCTGCTGCAGGACCAGGCGCTGGCCGAGGCCATTCGCAACTGGATCTCCGAGCGTCTTTACAACGCCGAATGGGCGCTGACCACGCAGCTGGAGATCGTCTCGCGCCAGTTCGACGAGATGGACGACGAATACCTGCGCGAGCGCAAGGCCGATCTGGAGCAGGTGGTGGAGCGTATTCTGCGCCACATGAAGGGTGCGGCCAGCCCGATTGCGCAAGCTGCACCGCCGCTGGCACCGACAGGCGCCACCCCGGCAGCCAGCGGGCAGCAGCTGCAGCTCGAAGGCGCCACGGAAACCCCGCTGGTGCTGGTGGCGCAGGATCTGTCGCCGGCGGACATGCTGCAGTTCAAGAGCAAGGTCTTTGCGGGCTTCATCACCGCCGTGGGCGGCAAGACCAGCCACACCGCCATCGTCGCGCGCAGCATGGACATTCCGGCCGTGGTCGGTGCGCGGGCTGCAAGCCAGCTGATCCGCCAGGACGACTGGGTCATCATCGACGGCAACGAGGGCGTGGTCATCGTGGACCCCACTCCCATCATTCTGGCGGAGTACAGCTTTCGTCAGCGCCAGACCGAGCTGGAGCGCGAGCGCCTGACCCGTCTGCGCTACACGCCTTCGCTGACCATGGACGGGCAGAAGGTGGAGCTGCTGGCCAATATCGAGCAGCCCAGCGACGGGGCGGCGGCCGTGCGGGCTGGCGCTGTCGGCGTGGGGCTGTTCCGCACCGAGTTCCTGTTCATGGGGCGCAGCGGCAATCTGCCCGGTGAGGAGGAGCAGTACCGCGCCTATCGCGAGGCCATCGACGGCATGCAAGGCATGCCGGTCACCATCCGCACGCTGGACGTGGGGGCCGACAAGCCGCTGGACAAGGCCCAGCCCAAGGACTACTACCTCAACCCCGCACTGGGTCTGCGCGCCATCCGCTGGAGTCTGGCCGACCCCGTGATGTTCCGCACCCAGCTGCGCGCCATCCTGCGCGCGGCGGCGCACGGGCAGATCAAGCTGCTGTTTCCCATGCTGGCACATCGCAGCGAGATCGAGCAGACCCTGGCCCAGCTGCGCCAGGCACAGCATGAGCTCGATGTGCGCGGCATCGCCTACGGTCCGGTCAAGCTGGGCGCCATGATCGAGATCCCGGCGGCTGCGCTGACGGTGCGCAGCTTTTTGCAGTATTTCGACTTCCTTTCCATAGGCACCAACGACCTGATCCAGTACACGCTGGCCATCGACCGGGCCGACGAAACCGTGGCTCATCTCTACGACCCCATGCATCCTGCCGTGCTGCGGCTGGTGGCCGAGGTGATCGCAGCGGCCAATGCCGCAGGCAAGGAGGTGTGCGTCTGCGGCGAAATGGCGGGCGACCTGAGCATGACGCGGCTGCTGCTGGGTCTGGGGCTGCGCAGTTTTTCCATGCATCCCGCGCAGATCCTGGCCGTCAAGCAGGAGGTGCTGCGCGCGGACGCCAGCAAGCTGGCTCCCTGGGCCGCTGAAGTGCTGGGCAGCGAATGCCCGGCGCAGATGCTGGTGCCCTGA
- a CDS encoding YwqG family protein, with protein MNYANSQEIARALEPVLEDAALALQLAAQARPAMWLQTTAVEDEAEIASGSTKFGGCPDLPAGVAWPERGRYPDHEQRVKPHREDSVAPDSRWRWARPEQVMLFREEALQHIARLERTFPLSFVAQINFAEARSAGTLEAAFPESGLLSVFYDLLEQPWGFNPADACALKLIFSEDDAVLERRQQPPALLELPDHCQLAPMACEMHACVTALPLESAQWGSQGLELDEEQRDRFVEWWFDDAQNAASSGGEDSGCHRIGGWPTPIQGDMQTECALVAAGHYCGNGDAYADEATRAVRDTATQWLLLLQIGCDEKGGMGWGDEGQVYLWMRRDDLRARRFDRARLVLQCC; from the coding sequence ATGAATTACGCAAATTCGCAGGAAATCGCCCGTGCGCTTGAGCCGGTGCTGGAAGATGCAGCGCTTGCGCTGCAACTGGCAGCGCAAGCCAGGCCGGCTATGTGGCTGCAGACCACTGCAGTGGAGGATGAAGCGGAGATTGCGTCCGGCAGCACCAAGTTTGGCGGCTGTCCCGACCTGCCTGCCGGTGTGGCCTGGCCCGAGCGAGGGCGCTATCCGGACCATGAGCAGCGGGTGAAGCCCCATCGCGAAGACAGCGTTGCTCCCGACAGCCGCTGGCGTTGGGCCAGACCGGAGCAAGTAATGCTGTTTCGCGAAGAGGCCTTGCAGCACATTGCAAGACTCGAACGCACTTTTCCGCTGAGCTTTGTGGCGCAGATCAACTTCGCGGAAGCCCGCTCCGCCGGGACCCTGGAGGCAGCTTTTCCCGAGTCCGGGCTGTTGTCCGTCTTCTACGACCTGCTGGAGCAGCCCTGGGGTTTCAATCCTGCAGATGCCTGTGCGCTAAAGCTCATCTTCTCCGAAGACGATGCTGTGCTCGAGCGACGTCAGCAGCCGCCGGCGCTGCTAGAACTGCCCGATCACTGCCAGCTCGCACCTATGGCCTGCGAAATGCATGCCTGCGTCACGGCCTTGCCCCTGGAGAGCGCTCAGTGGGGTTCGCAGGGGCTGGAGCTAGACGAAGAGCAGCGTGATCGCTTTGTCGAATGGTGGTTCGATGACGCACAAAACGCTGCCAGCAGCGGTGGAGAGGACAGCGGCTGCCATCGCATCGGCGGCTGGCCCACGCCCATCCAGGGGGATATGCAGACCGAATGCGCGCTGGTGGCTGCGGGGCATTACTGCGGTAATGGCGATGCCTACGCGGACGAGGCCACGCGGGCCGTACGCGATACCGCAACGCAGTGGCTTTTGCTGCTGCAGATCGGCTGCGATGAAAAAGGCGGCATGGGCTGGGGCGATGAAGGTCAGGTCTATCTTTGGATGCGCCGCGACGATCTGCGCGCGCGTCGCTTTGACCGGGCGCGGTTGGTGCTGCAGTGTTGCTGA
- the lipA gene encoding lipoyl synthase, producing the protein MSTNEVVREAQSAENYNPLAKQKAAAKLARIPVKVEQAEVLKKPEWIRVKAGSPSTRFYEIKDILRKNNLHTVCEEASCPNIGECFGKGTATFMIMGDKCTRRCPFCDVGHGRPDPLDVNEPLNLARTIAALRLKYVVITSVDRDDLRDGGSGHFVECIKNIRELSPETQIEILVPDFRGRDDRALEILKSAPPDVMNHNLETAPRLYKEARPGSDYQFSLNLLKKFKELHPDVPTKSGIMVGLGETDEEILQVMRDMRAHNIDMLTIGQYLAPTNSHLPVRRYVHPDTFKMFEQEAYKMGFTHAAVGAMVRSSYHADQQAHAAGV; encoded by the coding sequence ATGAGCACCAATGAAGTCGTGCGCGAAGCGCAGTCCGCCGAAAACTACAACCCGCTGGCCAAGCAGAAGGCTGCCGCCAAGCTGGCGCGCATCCCCGTGAAGGTGGAGCAGGCCGAAGTCCTGAAGAAACCCGAGTGGATCCGCGTCAAGGCCGGCAGCCCCAGCACGCGCTTTTACGAAATCAAGGACATTCTGCGCAAGAACAATCTGCACACGGTCTGCGAGGAAGCCAGCTGCCCGAATATCGGCGAATGCTTCGGCAAGGGCACGGCCACCTTCATGATCATGGGCGACAAGTGCACGCGCCGCTGCCCCTTCTGCGATGTGGGCCATGGCCGCCCCGACCCGCTGGACGTGAACGAGCCGCTGAATCTGGCGCGCACCATTGCCGCTCTGCGCCTGAAGTACGTGGTGATCACCAGCGTGGACCGCGACGACCTGCGCGACGGCGGCTCGGGCCACTTCGTGGAATGCATCAAGAACATCCGCGAACTCTCGCCCGAGACGCAGATCGAAATCCTGGTGCCCGACTTCCGCGGCCGTGACGACCGCGCGCTGGAGATTCTCAAGTCGGCTCCGCCTGATGTGATGAACCACAACCTTGAAACCGCACCACGCCTGTACAAGGAAGCGCGCCCCGGCTCCGACTACCAGTTCAGCCTGAACCTGCTCAAGAAGTTCAAGGAACTGCACCCCGATGTACCGACCAAGAGCGGCATCATGGTGGGCCTGGGCGAGACTGACGAGGAAATCCTGCAGGTGATGCGCGATATGCGTGCCCACAACATCGACATGCTGACCATCGGCCAGTATCTGGCGCCCACCAACAGCCACCTGCCCGTGCGCCGTTATGTGCACCCCGACACCTTCAAGATGTTCGAGCAGGAGGCCTACAAGATGGGCTTCACCCACGCCGCCGTCGGTGCCATGGTGCGCTCCAGCTATCACGCCGACCAGCAGGCACATGCCGCAGGCGTCTGA
- the lipB gene encoding lipoyl(octanoyl) transferase LipB: protein MDLRFLGRTGYEAAVVAMQEFTRTRNASTRDELWICEHSPHFTQGLAGKTENVLNPGDIPVVATNRGGQVTYHGPGQVVAYPLLDLQRMGYFVKEYVYRLEDAVIRTLDHFGVTGHRVAGAPGIYVRLDDPRSHAMLEQRPQHRKAGSPAPEPHFEGLGKIAALGIKVSRHSTYHGVALNVDMDLEPYLRINPCGYAGLRTVDLSTIGIQTTWDEAASVLGRQLKARLSP from the coding sequence ATGGACCTGCGCTTTCTGGGGCGTACCGGCTATGAGGCAGCGGTGGTCGCGATGCAGGAGTTCACGCGCACCCGCAACGCGAGCACGCGCGACGAACTCTGGATTTGTGAGCACTCACCGCATTTCACGCAGGGGCTGGCTGGCAAGACCGAAAATGTTCTGAACCCCGGCGATATTCCCGTGGTCGCCACCAATCGTGGCGGCCAGGTGACCTATCACGGCCCCGGCCAGGTGGTGGCCTATCCGCTGCTGGATCTGCAGCGCATGGGCTACTTCGTCAAGGAATACGTGTACCGGCTGGAAGACGCGGTGATCCGCACGCTGGATCATTTCGGCGTCACCGGCCACCGCGTGGCGGGCGCGCCCGGCATTTATGTGCGCCTGGACGATCCGCGCAGCCATGCCATGCTGGAGCAGCGCCCGCAGCACCGCAAAGCCGGCAGCCCGGCGCCCGAGCCTCATTTCGAGGGCCTGGGCAAGATTGCCGCCCTGGGCATCAAAGTCAGCCGCCACAGCACCTACCACGGAGTGGCACTCAATGTCGATATGGATTTGGAACCTTATTTGCGAATCAACCCTTGCGGATACGCAGGGCTGAGGACGGTGGACCTTTCTACAATCGGCATACAGACAACCTGGGACGAGGCCGCATCCGTGCTGGGCCGCCAGCTGAAGGCGCGTCTCTCTCCCTGA
- a CDS encoding YbeD family protein, whose product MSDTPNTSAANENGQQEDPRKDSLIEYPSQFPIKVMGVKNEHLVHEITKIAEKFDPSFDASTVELRPSSGGNYLGVTITITATSREQLDDTYRALTSHPLVKVVL is encoded by the coding sequence ATGAGCGACACGCCCAACACATCTGCCGCCAACGAGAACGGTCAGCAAGAAGACCCGCGCAAGGATTCGCTGATCGAGTACCCGAGCCAGTTCCCCATCAAGGTCATGGGTGTCAAGAATGAGCATCTGGTACATGAAATCACCAAGATCGCCGAAAAATTCGACCCCAGCTTTGACGCCAGCACGGTCGAGCTGCGCCCCAGCTCCGGCGGCAACTACCTGGGCGTGACCATCACCATCACGGCCACCAGCCGCGAGCAGCTGGACGACACCTACCGCGCACTGACCTCTCACCCCCTGGTGAAGGTCGTGCTGTGA